Proteins from a single region of Polynucleobacter sp. KF022:
- the ilvA gene encoding threonine ammonia-lyase, biosynthetic, with product MATNYLKKILSARVYDVARETELQLAPELTKRLGNQVLLKREDNQPVFSFKLRGAYNKMAHLPPEALKRGVIAASAGNHAQGVALSAAKMKCKAVIVMPVTTPSVKIDAVKARGGSWVEIILHGESYSDAFKHSEVLGKKRGLTFVHPFDDPDVIAGQGTIAHEIFTQYEKPIDAVFVAIGGGGLIAGIGEYIKAVSPKTKVIGVQASDSDAMNQSLKANKRIEMKDVGLFSDGTAVKLVGKETFRICKKVVDEIITVDTDEICAAINDVFTDTRSILEPAGALAIAGMKKYVEKKRIKKKTLVAVACGANMNFSRLRFVAERADVGEFREAVFAVTIPEERGSFKRFCELLGKRNVTEFNYRIGDQSEAHIFVGISTQKSGDSETIAKHFRKAKFATIDLTHDELAKSHLRHMVGGHSALAKDELLYRFEFPERPGALMKFLTSMAPNWNISLFHYRNHGADYGRILVGLQVPKNEQKKFQSFLATLGYPHWDESNNPAYRLFLK from the coding sequence ATGGCAACGAACTATTTAAAGAAAATTTTATCGGCTCGCGTCTATGACGTGGCCAGGGAAACTGAGCTTCAGCTCGCTCCAGAGCTGACTAAGCGTTTGGGCAACCAGGTTCTCCTAAAAAGGGAAGATAACCAACCGGTTTTCTCTTTCAAACTCCGTGGCGCCTATAACAAAATGGCCCATTTACCCCCTGAGGCCTTAAAACGCGGGGTTATTGCGGCCTCTGCAGGCAATCACGCCCAAGGTGTTGCCCTATCGGCAGCCAAAATGAAGTGCAAAGCCGTCATCGTGATGCCAGTGACTACGCCTAGCGTCAAAATCGATGCGGTAAAGGCTCGAGGTGGATCTTGGGTTGAAATCATCCTTCATGGCGAATCCTATAGCGATGCCTTCAAGCATTCTGAAGTTTTAGGTAAAAAACGGGGCCTCACTTTTGTTCACCCCTTCGATGATCCTGACGTCATTGCGGGCCAAGGAACTATCGCCCACGAAATTTTTACCCAATATGAAAAACCAATCGATGCAGTATTTGTAGCCATTGGTGGTGGTGGCCTGATTGCAGGTATTGGCGAATACATCAAAGCAGTTAGTCCAAAGACAAAAGTAATTGGCGTTCAAGCCTCAGACTCAGATGCTATGAATCAATCGCTCAAAGCAAATAAGCGCATTGAGATGAAAGATGTTGGTTTGTTCTCAGACGGAACTGCTGTGAAACTCGTCGGCAAAGAAACATTCCGCATTTGTAAAAAAGTAGTCGATGAAATTATCACTGTTGATACAGATGAAATCTGTGCAGCGATTAATGATGTCTTTACTGACACTCGCAGCATTCTTGAGCCCGCTGGCGCGCTTGCTATTGCTGGCATGAAGAAGTATGTTGAGAAAAAACGCATCAAGAAGAAAACCTTGGTGGCTGTGGCTTGCGGGGCTAATATGAACTTTAGCCGCCTGCGCTTTGTAGCTGAACGCGCAGACGTTGGCGAGTTTCGCGAAGCCGTATTTGCAGTGACAATTCCTGAGGAGCGCGGCTCCTTCAAACGCTTCTGTGAATTGCTTGGCAAACGCAATGTAACTGAATTTAACTATCGCATTGGTGATCAAAGCGAAGCGCATATTTTTGTAGGCATTAGTACACAAAAGTCTGGTGATAGCGAAACAATTGCAAAGCATTTCCGCAAGGCAAAATTCGCAACAATCGACTTAACTCACGATGAGTTGGCCAAGTCACATTTGCGCCATATGGTGGGCGGACATTCTGCACTTGCTAAAGATGAATTGCTTTATCGTTTTGAATTCCCAGAGCGTCCTGGTGCTTTGATGAAGTTTTTAACTAGCATGGCACCGAACTGGAATATCAGCCTATTCCATTACCGTAACCATGGGGCTGACTATGGACGCATTTTGGTTGGACTTCAGGTTCCTAAGAATGAGCAAAAGAAATTCCAAAGCTTCTTGGCAACATTAGGCTATCCACATTGGGATGAGAGCAATAATCCTGCGTATCGCTTATTTCTGAAATAA
- a CDS encoding 5'-nucleotidase, producing the protein MSYTLTGKLVVAISSRALFDFEEENRIFESTDDSAYMKLQLERLSEAAQKGVAFPLVKKLLAFNEEGEQRVEVVILSRNDPVSGLRVFRSAEHHGLHLERGVFTRGRPPYHYLRSLHANLFLSANEDDVRATIDAGFPAARVYPESSKTAESHPNEIRIAFDGDAVLFSDEAEQVFQNKGLEAFVDHESKKVDIPLPPGPFKPLLEALHRLQRSTSENGMRIRTALVTARSAPAHERAIRTLMAWGIDVDEAMFLGGLSKSEFLREFEPDFFFDDQTGHCQSAASVAPTGHVVSGVSNKPKK; encoded by the coding sequence ATGTCATACACGCTCACCGGAAAACTTGTCGTCGCAATCTCCTCGCGCGCCCTGTTTGATTTTGAGGAAGAAAACCGTATCTTTGAATCTACCGATGACAGCGCTTATATGAAGCTACAGCTTGAGCGTCTGAGTGAAGCAGCCCAAAAAGGGGTTGCCTTTCCATTGGTTAAGAAACTACTCGCCTTTAATGAAGAGGGTGAGCAGCGCGTTGAAGTGGTAATTCTTTCCCGCAATGATCCCGTTAGCGGCTTGCGTGTCTTCCGATCTGCAGAGCATCATGGTTTACATCTTGAACGTGGTGTATTTACAAGAGGTCGACCTCCGTATCATTACCTGCGCTCACTACACGCTAACCTGTTCTTGTCTGCAAATGAAGATGATGTACGCGCAACAATTGATGCTGGTTTTCCGGCAGCACGTGTATATCCAGAATCCAGCAAAACTGCGGAGTCTCACCCAAATGAAATCCGTATTGCCTTTGACGGTGACGCGGTACTCTTTTCAGATGAAGCTGAACAAGTGTTTCAGAATAAAGGACTTGAGGCCTTTGTTGATCATGAGAGCAAAAAGGTTGATATTCCCTTGCCTCCAGGCCCATTCAAACCCTTGCTCGAAGCACTCCACAGACTGCAGCGCTCTACCAGTGAAAACGGTATGCGCATTCGCACTGCATTGGTAACTGCGCGTTCTGCGCCTGCGCACGAACGTGCCATTCGCACCTTGATGGCATGGGGTATTGATGTTGATGAAGCAATGTTCTTAGGTGGCCTCTCGAAGAGTGAGTTCTTAAGAGAATTTGAACCAGACTTCTTCTTTGACGATCAAACTGGTCACTGCCAGTCTGCTGCATCTGTTGCACCAACAGGCCATGTTGTATCGGGCGTATCTAACAAGCCTAAGAAATAA
- the queF gene encoding NADPH-dependent 7-cyano-7-deazaguanine reductase QueF (Catalyzes the NADPH-dependent reduction of 7-cyano-7-deazaguanine (preQ0) to 7-aminomethyl-7-deazaguanine (preQ1) in queuosine biosynthesis), producing the protein MATLPLGQSTQYPDQYDPTLLFPIPRIENRKKLGIKENQALPFVGVDIWNAFELSWLNKKGKPQIAVAEFQIPADSPNMIESKSFKLYLNSLNSARFEDENEVKERLITDLSTVAGSKITTRINPTEAISKKGMQEMGGILMDRLDIEIDPNLPADPSLLDVNESFGPIEQCLVSHLLKSNCPVTGQPDWASVQIRYQGRPILEEGLLRYLIGFRQLGEFHEHCVETIFTDIKRQCKPEKLSVYARYTRRGGLDINPFRTDHNSPWPENIRHARQ; encoded by the coding sequence ATGGCAACGCTTCCACTCGGGCAATCAACCCAATACCCAGATCAGTATGATCCAACCCTACTCTTTCCCATTCCAAGAATAGAGAATCGCAAGAAACTTGGCATCAAAGAAAATCAGGCGTTGCCATTTGTTGGGGTAGATATTTGGAATGCATTTGAACTGAGCTGGCTCAATAAAAAAGGAAAGCCACAGATTGCAGTGGCGGAGTTTCAGATTCCGGCCGACTCACCAAATATGATTGAGTCCAAATCATTCAAGCTGTATCTCAATAGCCTTAATAGCGCACGCTTTGAAGATGAGAATGAAGTTAAGGAGCGTCTAATCACTGATCTATCAACGGTGGCCGGCAGCAAGATCACTACTCGCATCAACCCTACGGAAGCCATCTCCAAAAAAGGGATGCAAGAAATGGGTGGCATCTTGATGGATCGCCTGGATATTGAAATTGATCCAAACCTACCCGCAGACCCAAGCCTACTGGACGTGAATGAATCTTTTGGCCCAATTGAGCAGTGCCTTGTTTCGCACCTGCTTAAATCTAATTGTCCTGTGACAGGCCAACCAGATTGGGCAAGCGTACAAATTCGCTATCAAGGCAGACCAATTCTGGAAGAAGGTTTATTGCGCTATCTCATTGGCTTCAGGCAATTAGGTGAGTTTCATGAGCATTGCGTAGAAACTATCTTTACGGATATCAAGCGTCAATGCAAACCAGAGAAGTTGTCTGTGTATGCGCGATATACAAGACGCGGCGGTTTAGATATCAACCCATTCCGCACTGATCACAATTCTCCATGGCCTGAAAACATTCGGCATGCAAGACAGTAA
- the ssb gene encoding single-stranded DNA-binding protein yields MASVNKVIIVGNVGRDPETRYMPSGDAVTNISVATSDRYKDKQTGEMKETTEWHRVAFFGKLAEIAGQYLKKGSQVYVEGRLRTRKWTDASGQEKYSTEIVAETMQMLGGKPVGGSGDGGESYSRSKPAEQSTPAASNAASLGAMDDDIPF; encoded by the coding sequence ATGGCTTCGGTAAATAAAGTCATCATCGTAGGTAACGTAGGACGCGATCCAGAAACTCGTTACATGCCAAGCGGCGACGCCGTTACAAATATTTCAGTAGCTACATCTGATCGCTACAAAGACAAGCAAACTGGCGAAATGAAAGAAACCACAGAATGGCACCGCGTTGCATTCTTTGGCAAGCTTGCAGAAATCGCTGGGCAGTACCTCAAAAAAGGTTCACAGGTTTATGTTGAAGGTCGTTTGCGTACTCGTAAATGGACTGACGCTAGTGGTCAAGAAAAGTATTCCACTGAGATCGTTGCAGAAACAATGCAAATGCTCGGTGGTAAGCCAGTTGGTGGCAGTGGTGATGGTGGCGAAAGCTACAGCCGCTCAAAGCCGGCTGAGCAGTCTACTCCAGCAGCCTCAAATGCTGCATCACTAGGTGCAATGGACGACGATATTCCGTTTTAA
- a CDS encoding MFS transporter yields MNPSELRSTLALAGIFGLRMLGLFLLLPIFSIHARGLPGGEHALWVGLTLGIFNIVQACFYIPLGRLSDRIGRKPVVLWGLSLFVAGALICAAKDDLLWIAIGRGIMGAGAVSAAISAWVADLTREQVRTRAMALVGGSIALSFALSLVIAAPIYRAISLSGIFIVLAVLGVIAMFVTYYVLPTSKPEAKVQQASLKEVFCRPELMRLNLGVFVLHATQVAMFLVVPRLLVQAGLPLSSHWEIYLPVVLLSFVFMAPAIIYGEKRQKLRTVLLVAIVLLLIAETVFTQATSVMSIATALLIYFVGFNLLEALQPSLVSRFAKESKGTALGVYNTTQSIGLFTGAAIGGYLMDSHGDLSVFALGAALLVCWLIIAWSMGEMPTRAAESKDVATKT; encoded by the coding sequence ATGAATCCTTCTGAACTTCGCTCCACTCTGGCCTTAGCAGGCATCTTTGGCCTCCGTATGTTGGGCTTATTTCTGCTATTACCCATCTTCAGCATTCATGCGCGAGGCTTGCCGGGTGGTGAGCATGCCCTTTGGGTGGGCTTGACTCTCGGGATATTCAATATTGTTCAGGCTTGTTTTTATATCCCTCTAGGCCGCTTATCGGACCGAATTGGGCGTAAACCGGTAGTTTTATGGGGGCTATCCTTATTTGTGGCTGGCGCCCTGATCTGTGCTGCAAAGGATGATTTGCTGTGGATCGCGATTGGCCGTGGAATTATGGGTGCGGGGGCAGTCTCTGCCGCTATTTCAGCCTGGGTGGCTGATTTAACCCGCGAGCAAGTTCGCACCCGAGCAATGGCCTTAGTTGGCGGTAGCATTGCTCTGTCCTTTGCATTGTCATTAGTGATTGCAGCACCGATTTATCGTGCGATTAGCCTGAGCGGAATTTTTATTGTTCTGGCAGTGTTGGGCGTTATTGCGATGTTCGTCACTTACTACGTCTTGCCAACAAGCAAACCAGAAGCAAAAGTTCAACAAGCTTCTTTAAAAGAGGTTTTCTGTCGCCCAGAGTTGATGCGTTTAAATCTCGGCGTATTTGTATTACATGCCACTCAAGTTGCTATGTTCTTGGTAGTACCAAGGCTTTTGGTACAAGCAGGTTTACCACTTTCTTCGCACTGGGAAATTTATCTTCCTGTAGTACTGCTCTCATTTGTCTTCATGGCGCCTGCAATTATTTATGGCGAGAAGAGGCAGAAATTAAGGACGGTATTGTTAGTAGCGATTGTTTTGTTATTGATTGCTGAAACAGTATTCACTCAAGCTACTTCAGTCATGTCTATTGCGACTGCACTACTTATTTATTTTGTTGGCTTTAATTTGCTGGAGGCTTTGCAACCATCCTTGGTATCTCGCTTTGCCAAAGAATCCAAAGGCACAGCCTTAGGCGTTTACAACACCACGCAATCGATTGGCCTATTCACAGGCGCTGCCATTGGCGGCTATTTAATGGATAGCCATGGTGATTTATCAGTCTTTGCGCTGGGGGCAGCGCTCTTGGTTTGCTGGCTTATAATTGCTTGGTCGATGGGTGAAATGCCAACGAGAGCAGCAGAATCAAAGGATGTAGCCACAAAGACATAA
- the uvrA gene encoding excinuclease ABC subunit UvrA, protein MNNEIKIRGARTHNLKNINLDIPREKLVVLTGLSGSGKSSLAFDTLYAEGQRRYVESLSAYARQFLQLMEKPDVDTIEGLSPAISIEQKATSHNPRSTVGTVTEIHDYLRLLFARAGTPHCPDHDLPLEAQSVSQMVDTVLSMPEDTKLMILAPVVSERKGEFVDLFQDLQAQGFVRFRIRSGGGTANAAKAEIFEVDQLPTLKKNDKHSIEVVVDRIKVRPDIQQRLAESFETALRLADGKAMIVDMDSGKEMIFSSKFACPVCSYSLQELEPRLFSFNNPMGACPSCDGLGHQSFFDPKRIVAHPDLSLASGAIKGWDRRNQFYFKLLQTLAKHGGFDVEKPFETLNKKQQDLILLGSGDVTIPFEYINERGKNSIREHAFEGIVANFERRYRETDSMTVREELSRYQNVQTCPECNGSRLRKEARFVKVGEKKQSRAIYEISALPLKEAKEYFEALELKGAKREIADKIVKEISARLRFLNDVGLDYLSLERSADTLSGGEAQRIRLASQIGSGLTGVMYVLDEPSIGLHQRDNDRLIGTLKHLRDLGNSVLVVEHDEDMIRASDWVIDIGPGAGVHGGEIVAQGTPAEVEANTNSLTGAYLSGREAIAVPEKRIPVNDRFLEIIGARGNNLQSVHAKIPVGLLTCVTGVSGSGKSTLINDTLHHAVAQHLYGSNAEPAAHDAIKGLEHFDKVISVDQSPIGRTPRSNPATYTGLFTPIRELFAGVPAARERGYEAGRFSFNVKGGRCDSCEGDGVLKVEMHFLPDVYVPCDVCHGKRYNRETLDIRYKGKNIHEVLSMTIEQAHEFFEAVPVVKRKLKTLLDVGLGYVKLGQSATTLSGGEAQRVKLSLELSKRDTGRTLYILDEPTTGLHFHDIQLLLTVIQTLKKQGNTIVIIEHNLDVIKTADWIIDLGPKGGAGGGQIIATGTPEDVVKNELSFTGHYLAPLLTRKTPVASKKKK, encoded by the coding sequence ATGAATAACGAAATCAAGATCCGCGGTGCCCGCACCCACAACCTCAAAAACATCAATCTAGACATCCCTAGAGAGAAATTAGTCGTCCTCACTGGTTTATCCGGTTCAGGCAAAAGCTCATTGGCTTTCGACACCCTTTATGCAGAGGGCCAGCGCCGATATGTTGAGTCTCTCTCGGCTTACGCACGTCAGTTTTTGCAACTTATGGAAAAACCAGACGTTGACACGATTGAAGGGTTGTCGCCAGCGATTTCGATTGAGCAAAAAGCGACCAGCCACAATCCGCGCTCAACCGTTGGTACCGTCACTGAAATTCATGACTACTTACGTTTGTTATTTGCACGTGCTGGAACGCCGCATTGCCCAGATCATGATCTTCCTTTGGAAGCACAAAGCGTTTCACAAATGGTCGACACCGTGTTGTCGATGCCTGAAGATACGAAGTTGATGATTCTGGCTCCTGTTGTAAGTGAGCGTAAAGGCGAATTCGTTGACCTCTTCCAAGACCTGCAGGCACAAGGCTTTGTGCGCTTTCGTATTCGCTCTGGCGGCGGTACAGCTAACGCTGCTAAGGCAGAGATCTTTGAAGTTGATCAACTACCAACACTGAAGAAAAACGATAAGCACTCAATTGAAGTGGTGGTTGATCGCATCAAAGTGCGCCCCGATATTCAGCAACGTTTAGCGGAGTCTTTTGAGACAGCGCTTCGTTTAGCAGATGGCAAAGCCATGATCGTGGATATGGATTCAGGCAAAGAGATGATTTTCTCGAGTAAGTTTGCTTGCCCAGTATGTTCATATTCATTGCAAGAATTAGAGCCTCGCCTCTTCTCCTTTAATAATCCGATGGGCGCCTGTCCATCGTGTGACGGCCTTGGCCACCAGTCCTTCTTTGATCCAAAAAGAATTGTTGCTCATCCCGATTTATCGCTGGCATCAGGAGCCATTAAAGGCTGGGATCGCCGCAATCAGTTCTATTTCAAGCTACTGCAGACATTGGCTAAGCATGGCGGCTTCGATGTAGAAAAACCATTTGAAACACTAAACAAGAAACAGCAGGACTTGATTCTGTTGGGCTCTGGCGATGTCACCATTCCTTTTGAGTACATCAACGAGCGCGGTAAAAATAGTATTCGTGAACATGCTTTCGAAGGAATTGTTGCCAACTTCGAAAGACGCTATCGCGAAACAGATTCAATGACAGTCCGCGAAGAATTGTCGCGTTATCAAAATGTGCAAACCTGCCCAGAATGTAACGGTAGTCGTTTACGCAAAGAAGCACGATTTGTAAAAGTAGGTGAGAAAAAACAATCGCGCGCTATTTATGAAATCAGTGCACTTCCACTAAAAGAAGCGAAAGAATATTTTGAGGCGCTTGAACTTAAAGGTGCTAAACGAGAAATCGCCGATAAGATTGTTAAGGAGATTAGTGCCCGTCTGCGCTTCTTAAATGACGTTGGTCTTGATTACCTTTCTCTTGAGCGTAGTGCCGATACTCTCTCAGGCGGTGAAGCCCAGCGTATCCGCCTAGCAAGTCAAATCGGCTCTGGCTTAACAGGTGTGATGTATGTTTTAGATGAGCCATCTATTGGATTGCATCAACGCGATAACGATCGACTGATTGGCACCCTCAAGCACTTACGTGATTTAGGTAATAGCGTCTTGGTAGTTGAGCATGATGAAGATATGATTCGTGCCTCTGACTGGGTGATTGACATTGGCCCAGGCGCTGGCGTTCATGGCGGTGAAATTGTTGCTCAAGGCACTCCGGCAGAAGTGGAGGCAAACACAAACTCTCTAACTGGCGCCTACCTCTCAGGTCGCGAAGCAATCGCGGTTCCAGAAAAACGTATCCCAGTAAATGATCGTTTCTTAGAAATCATCGGTGCACGCGGTAATAATTTGCAATCGGTTCATGCAAAGATTCCCGTTGGCTTATTAACCTGCGTTACCGGGGTATCAGGATCTGGTAAATCCACCTTAATTAATGACACCTTACATCATGCTGTAGCCCAGCATCTATACGGATCTAATGCAGAGCCAGCAGCACATGATGCGATCAAAGGTTTAGAGCATTTTGATAAGGTGATTAGCGTTGATCAATCTCCGATCGGTAGAACCCCACGCTCTAACCCGGCGACCTACACCGGACTATTTACTCCGATAAGGGAGCTCTTTGCGGGCGTTCCTGCTGCACGCGAACGCGGATATGAGGCGGGTCGTTTCTCCTTTAACGTGAAAGGTGGTCGCTGCGATTCTTGCGAAGGCGACGGCGTTCTCAAAGTAGAAATGCATTTCTTGCCAGACGTCTACGTTCCATGTGATGTATGTCATGGCAAACGCTATAACCGTGAGACTTTAGATATTCGCTACAAAGGCAAGAATATTCATGAAGTATTATCGATGACCATCGAACAAGCTCATGAGTTCTTTGAAGCGGTGCCGGTGGTTAAACGCAAACTCAAAACACTGCTTGATGTTGGTTTGGGATATGTGAAGCTTGGGCAAAGTGCAACCACCTTATCTGGTGGCGAAGCGCAACGCGTCAAACTATCTCTAGAGCTTTCTAAACGCGACACCGGCAGAACCCTGTATATCTTGGATGAACCAACCACCGGATTGCATTTTCATGATATTCAGTTATTGCTAACCGTGATCCAAACACTCAAGAAACAAGGCAACACAATTGTCATCATTGAGCACAACCTTGATGTCATTAAGACTGCTGATTGGATTATTGACTTAGGGCCTAAGGGTGGCGCTGGCGGTGGACAGATCATTGCCACCGGTACGCCAGAAGATGTGGTCAAAAATGAATTGAGTTTTACAGGCCACTACTTAGCACCATTACTAACGCGCAAAACACCTGTAGCGAGCAAAAAGAAAAAGTAA
- a CDS encoding monovalent cation:proton antiporter family protein, giving the protein MPSVLQLTLILLASGVAGVVIFRYFGLPPILGYLAIGVLIGPHAFGLANDSATVKYLAEFGVVFLMFSIGLEFNLHKLRAMRTIVFGLGGSQVILTMLLAIPASLLINWIYPISWHAAIALGGALAMSSTAIVTKLISDRAEIETEHGRNVVGILLFQDLAVVFLLILLPSLGKNPSDLFVALTTASIKITIALVLIFFIGQTLMSRWFRLVAKLRSQELFMLNLLLIVLGMAGLTEHFGLSLALGAFLAGMLISETPYRHQVEEDVKPFRDVLLGLFFITIGMLLDFNVIREQWLLVLVLLIGPLLFKFGLIALLSRAFGSSPGISIRTGLCLAQAGEFGFVLLNQIDGLDLIDPTLSQAVLAAMLISMFCAPFLIEYSDRIAMRFSSNEWLLQSLALTRVASKSVRNENHVVICGFGRSGQSLARMLDQEKIPYIALDLDPDRVKEAAAAGDNVVYGDASRENYLVAAGLSRAKAVVITYADTAASMRVLRQVEHLRPGMTVLVRTRDDADIAKLQAAGATEVVPELIEGSLMIASHVLLIMGVPMRKVVRRITTAREERYSLLRGYFRGSADDDFGSNESWRLHAITLLPHSQAIGKTLGQLCLEDDGVNVQAVRRKGQNADYVKLEPNPDLQLQANDILVISGNSEATDLAEAKLL; this is encoded by the coding sequence ATGCCGTCAGTCCTTCAATTAACTCTCATTCTCCTGGCCTCGGGTGTGGCCGGAGTAGTTATTTTCCGCTATTTTGGCTTGCCCCCTATTTTGGGCTATTTAGCCATTGGCGTGTTGATTGGCCCTCATGCCTTTGGTTTGGCAAACGACTCAGCCACGGTCAAGTATTTAGCTGAATTTGGGGTGGTTTTCTTGATGTTCTCGATCGGTCTGGAATTTAACCTCCATAAATTACGGGCAATGAGAACTATCGTATTTGGCCTGGGTGGCAGCCAAGTCATTCTGACAATGTTGTTAGCGATACCCGCTAGCTTATTAATCAATTGGATTTATCCTATTTCATGGCATGCCGCTATTGCTTTGGGCGGCGCATTGGCGATGTCTTCAACAGCGATCGTGACCAAATTGATTTCAGATCGCGCCGAAATAGAAACCGAACATGGTCGTAATGTTGTTGGTATTTTGTTATTCCAAGATTTGGCAGTTGTTTTTCTTTTGATCTTATTGCCATCACTTGGCAAGAATCCTTCAGACTTATTTGTTGCGCTGACAACGGCCTCAATCAAAATCACCATTGCTTTGGTGTTAATTTTCTTCATTGGCCAAACGCTCATGAGTCGCTGGTTTAGGTTGGTTGCCAAACTGCGTTCACAAGAATTATTTATGCTCAATCTGTTATTGATTGTGCTGGGTATGGCCGGATTAACTGAGCACTTTGGCTTGTCTCTGGCGCTCGGAGCATTCTTGGCAGGCATGTTGATTTCTGAAACACCTTATCGTCATCAGGTGGAAGAAGATGTCAAACCATTCCGCGATGTCTTGCTAGGGCTCTTCTTTATTACGATTGGCATGTTACTTGATTTCAATGTGATTCGTGAGCAATGGTTGCTGGTTTTAGTTTTGCTAATTGGCCCCTTGCTCTTTAAGTTCGGCCTAATTGCTTTGCTGTCTAGGGCATTTGGTTCAAGCCCTGGCATCTCGATTAGAACGGGTTTGTGTTTGGCTCAGGCTGGTGAATTCGGTTTCGTGTTACTCAACCAAATTGATGGTTTAGATTTGATTGATCCCACCTTGAGTCAAGCAGTATTAGCAGCCATGTTGATCTCGATGTTCTGCGCACCATTTCTAATTGAATATAGCGATCGCATTGCAATGCGCTTCTCTAGTAACGAATGGCTCTTGCAATCTCTTGCATTGACACGTGTTGCCTCTAAAAGCGTCCGCAATGAAAATCATGTTGTGATTTGTGGGTTTGGACGTTCGGGTCAAAGCTTGGCACGCATGCTAGACCAAGAAAAAATTCCATACATTGCTTTAGATTTAGATCCTGATCGCGTTAAAGAAGCTGCGGCAGCTGGTGACAATGTAGTTTATGGAGATGCAAGCCGTGAAAATTATTTAGTGGCTGCAGGCCTTTCCAGAGCTAAGGCAGTTGTGATTACCTATGCGGATACTGCCGCAAGTATGCGCGTTCTACGTCAAGTAGAACACTTGCGCCCAGGGATGACTGTGTTGGTGCGCACTAGAGATGATGCGGATATTGCCAAGTTGCAGGCGGCCGGCGCAACAGAGGTGGTTCCAGAGCTTATTGAAGGTAGTTTGATGATTGCCTCACATGTTCTGCTGATCATGGGTGTGCCCATGCGTAAGGTAGTTCGACGCATCACCACAGCACGTGAAGAGCGCTATAGCTTATTGAGAGGGTACTTCCGAGGTTCTGCAGACGATGATTTTGGCTCGAACGAGTCTTGGCGCTTACATGCGATTACGTTATTGCCGCACTCACAGGCGATTGGTAAAACCTTGGGCCAGCTTTGCCTAGAAGATGATGGTGTCAATGTCCAGGCAGTGCGTCGCAAAGGTCAAAATGCTGATTATGTGAAGTTAGAGCCTAACCCTGACTTACAACTTCAGGCAAATGATATTTTGGTGATCTCAGGTAATTCAGAAGCAACGGATTTAGCTGAAGCTAAATTACTCTGA
- a CDS encoding KpsF/GutQ family sugar-phosphate isomerase, with translation MIAKTRERTLKLARDTLTIEAAALQTMRDRLKGVNADALVLAVELLHGCKGRIVVSGIGKSGHIARKIAATFASTGSPAFFVHPAEASHGDLGMVTRDDVFVALSNSGETDELLTIVPIVKRTGAKLIALTGAPNSSLAKLADAHLDTSVEKEACPLNLAPTTSTTAALAMGDALAVALLDARGFEAEDFIRSHPGGRLGRKQLMHVSEVMRNLADTPKISINASLQEALLEMTAKRMGMVVILDDKQKVFGILTDGDLRRLLEKTTNLDGIKLESVTTADPRTIPAELLAEEAIEMMEKHRINHLVVTDNNGHLLGALNLHDLFAAKVI, from the coding sequence ATGATAGCTAAGACTCGTGAACGTACCCTAAAGCTTGCTCGCGACACCCTCACTATTGAGGCTGCTGCACTGCAAACAATGCGCGACCGCCTGAAAGGTGTCAATGCTGACGCCCTTGTGTTGGCGGTTGAACTTTTACACGGCTGCAAAGGCCGAATCGTGGTGTCCGGAATTGGTAAATCCGGCCATATCGCCCGCAAAATTGCCGCCACCTTTGCATCTACTGGCTCCCCTGCCTTTTTTGTACACCCTGCTGAAGCCAGTCATGGTGATCTAGGCATGGTGACTAGAGACGATGTTTTTGTAGCACTTTCCAATTCTGGTGAGACGGACGAACTTCTGACCATCGTGCCGATTGTGAAGCGCACCGGCGCAAAACTCATTGCTCTGACTGGCGCACCAAATTCTTCGCTTGCCAAATTGGCAGATGCTCACTTAGATACCAGTGTTGAAAAAGAAGCTTGTCCCTTAAATCTTGCGCCCACTACTAGCACTACTGCAGCATTAGCAATGGGTGATGCTTTAGCAGTTGCTTTACTTGACGCCAGAGGATTTGAAGCTGAAGATTTCATTCGGTCTCATCCAGGTGGCAGACTAGGCCGCAAGCAGCTTATGCATGTGAGTGAAGTGATGCGCAATCTTGCGGACACACCGAAGATTTCTATTAACGCTTCACTGCAAGAAGCTCTGTTAGAGATGACGGCAAAACGGATGGGCATGGTGGTCATCTTGGATGACAAACAAAAAGTATTTGGCATCTTGACTGATGGCGACTTACGTCGCTTATTGGAAAAGACAACCAATCTGGATGGCATCAAACTGGAAAGTGTAACCACTGCGGATCCGCGCACTATTCCAGCAGAATTGTTGGCGGAAGAAGCGATCGAAATGATGGAAAAGCACCGCATTAACCATTTAGTTGTTACCGACAACAATGGCCACTTACTAGGCGCCCTAAATCTGCATGATTTATTTGCAGCCAAAGTGATTTAA